A segment of the Caloenas nicobarica isolate bCalNic1 chromosome 12, bCalNic1.hap1, whole genome shotgun sequence genome:
GGCCCTGGCCGATCtgctggcggggctggggctggtggccaaCTTCGCCGTCCGGTACCTGCTGCGGCCGCCCAGCGAGGCGGCGGAgctgggggcggcggggctgctgctggccgcCTTCTCCGCCTCCGTCTGCAGCCTGCTGGCCATCACCGTGGACCGCTACCTGTCGCTGTACAACGCCCTCACCTACCACAGCGAACGCACGCTGGGCTTCACCTGCGCTATGGTGCTGCTGATGtggctgctgtgcctgggcGTGGGGCTGCTGCCCCTCCTGGGCTGGAACTGCCTGCGGGACCAGAGCGCCTGCAGCATCCTGCGGCCCGTCACCAAGGACAACGCGGCGGTGCTGGCCGTCaccttcctgctgctcttcGCCCTCATGATGCAGCTTTACCTGCAGATTTGCAAGATCGCCTTCCGGCACGCCCAGCAGATCGCCGTGCAGCACCAGTTCATCGCCACGGCGCAGGCCACCTCCACCCGCAAAGGGCTCTCCACCCTCTCCCTCATCCTCGGCACCTTCGCCCTGTGCTGGATCCCTTTTGCCATTTACTCTCTGGTGGCCGATTCCAGCTACCCCGTGGTCTACACCTACTCCCTGGCACTGCCCGCCACCTGCAACTCCCTCATCAACCCCATCATTTACGCCTTCAGAAACCCAGACATCCAGAAGTCGCTCTGGCTGGCCTGCTGCGGATGTATCCCTTCCACGTTCTCCTCCAGACCAAGGACATCCAGTGATGTGTGAGGACTGAGCACAGAGCGAGACGCAATCCCGcgctctcctccttctcctccttttcccttccaccGTTATTGTTTCCTACCGGGAGGAACCCCCCTCCCCGGCCAGCACATCTCGTTCCATGGAAAGATgg
Coding sequences within it:
- the LOC135993558 gene encoding G-protein coupled receptor 12-like encodes the protein MLHGPAAMGEPWQPQPQQQRLPGLGNASEPSAWPAAAGGPGTAAPGGGGGAGTGAGAAVSPWDIALCATGTAVAGENALVLAVLFYTPSLRAPMFLLIGSLALADLLAGLGLVANFAVRYLLRPPSEAAELGAAGLLLAAFSASVCSLLAITVDRYLSLYNALTYHSERTLGFTCAMVLLMWLLCLGVGLLPLLGWNCLRDQSACSILRPVTKDNAAVLAVTFLLLFALMMQLYLQICKIAFRHAQQIAVQHQFIATAQATSTRKGLSTLSLILGTFALCWIPFAIYSLVADSSYPVVYTYSLALPATCNSLINPIIYAFRNPDIQKSLWLACCGCIPSTFSSRPRTSSDV